The following nucleotide sequence is from Micromonospora sp. WMMD1120.
CGACTTCGCCCGCGACCTGGGCCTGGCGCTGAACCAGCCACTTCAGGTCAACGCCTACCTGACGCCGGCCGGCAGTCAGGGCTTCGCCACCCACTACGACACCCACGACGTGTTCGTGCTCCAGGTCGACGGCCGCAAACACTGGCGCATCCACCCGCCGGTGCTGCCCGACCCGTTGGAGAAGCAACCGTGGGGTGGCCGCGCCGACGAGGTCGGCGCGACCGCGCAGGGTCCGGCCGCCCTGGACGTGGTGCTCGCCCCCGGCGACGCCCTCTACCTGCCGCGGGGCTGGCTGCACAGCGCCCAGGCCCAGGACGCCAGCTCGCTGCACCTGACGGTGGGCATCCGGGCGCTCACCCGCTACGCCCTGGTCGAGGAGTTGCTGGCGTTGGCCGCCGAGGACCAGCGGCTACGGGCCAGCCTGCCGTTCGGCACCGACGTCGCCGACCCGGACGCCATCGAGCCGGAGCTGACCGAGACGGTGGAGGCGCTGCGGGACTGGCTGCTGCGCGCCGACCCGGGCGCTGTCGCCGCTCGGCTGCGCCAGCGGGCCTGGCCGGCCGCCCGCCCGGCGCCGATCCGACCGCTGGCCCAGGCCGACGCGCTGGCCACCCTGGACGCCGACACCCGGGTCACCCTGCGGCCCGGCCTGCGTTGGCAGCTCGTACCGCACGCGGACGGCCAGGTGGCGCTGCGGCTGTTCGACCGAACGATCACCCTGCCGGCCGGCTGTGGGCGGGCGGCCCGCGCGCTGCTCAGTGGCGCTGTCACCCGGGTCGGTGACCTGCCCGGCCTGCCCGACGACGCCGACCGGGTCACCCTGACCCGCCGGCTGCTGCGCGAGGCCGTCCTGGTCCCGGCCTAACACCCCACCCGCCCCGCCCCGCCCCATGAGCCAGCGCGATCTTGCAGTTTCTGTTGCCGATGAGTCCGCTTTTGCGGCTTATGTCGCCGCAGAAACTGCAAGATCGCCGGGGTCGGTGCCGGGGCCGGTTCAGCGGCCTAGCACGAGTAGCAGGACCGTCGTGACCACCCCGGCGCCGAGGACCACGGTGATCGGCCGGGGGCCGAGCAGCGCGTGCCGGCGGTCCGCCAGCACCCGGGCCGGTGCCAGGCCGACGAACGGCCCGAGCAGGGTCACCACCAGGGCCAGCACCGGCATGCCGACGGCCAGGTCCCCGCCGTACCCGACGCCGAGCGCGCGGGCGCCGGCCCCCAGCGCGTACGCCAGCACGGCCCCGCCCACCCCGTAGAGCAC
It contains:
- a CDS encoding cupin domain-containing protein, yielding MTHLDPPGGDHRPAVSSAAATAALARCVAVEPAKFAAAHWGHTPLLSRAADLPDPAGFTDLLSPADADELLSRRGLRTPFLRVAKDGQLVAAARWTGGGGAGAEIGDQVLDERVLEQYASGATLVLQGLHRIWPPLVDFARDLGLALNQPLQVNAYLTPAGSQGFATHYDTHDVFVLQVDGRKHWRIHPPVLPDPLEKQPWGGRADEVGATAQGPAALDVVLAPGDALYLPRGWLHSAQAQDASSLHLTVGIRALTRYALVEELLALAAEDQRLRASLPFGTDVADPDAIEPELTETVEALRDWLLRADPGAVAARLRQRAWPAARPAPIRPLAQADALATLDADTRVTLRPGLRWQLVPHADGQVALRLFDRTITLPAGCGRAARALLSGAVTRVGDLPGLPDDADRVTLTRRLLREAVLVPA